A DNA window from Megalobrama amblycephala isolate DHTTF-2021 linkage group LG11, ASM1881202v1, whole genome shotgun sequence contains the following coding sequences:
- the dnm3a gene encoding dynamin 3a isoform X4: protein MGNRGMEELIPLVNRLQDAFSAIGQSCDLDLPQIAVVGGQSAGKSSVLENFVGRDFLPRGSGIVTRRPLVLQLISSTTEHAEFLHCKGKKFTDFDDVRREIAAETDRVTGTNKGISSIPINLRVYSPNVLNLTLIDLPGITKVPVGDQPPDIEYQIRDMIMQFICRENCLILAVTPANMDLANSDALKLAKDVDPQGHRTIGVITKLDLMDKGTDVRDVLENRLLPLRRGYIGVVNRSQKDIEGKKDISAALAAERRFFKSHPAYRHMADCMGTPYLQRLLNQQLTNHIRDTLPALRSQLQSQLLSLDKEAEEYKYLNPDDPSRKTKTLMQLIQHFGLDFEKRIEGSGDQVDTVELSGGAKINRVFHERFPFELVKMEFDEKELRREISYAIKNIHGIRTGLFTPDMAFEAIVKKQIVKLKGPCLKCVDMVIQELINTVQQCTNKLESFPKLREETERIVTTHIRERESQAKDQVLLSLEIQLSYINTNHEDFIGFANAQQKTNQTCKKPSAGNQGAAAPPPSQIVRVQCL from the exons ATGGGCAACCGGGGGATGGAGGAGCTCATCCCGCTGGTGAACCGCCTGCAGGACGCCTTCAGTGCCATCGGACAGAGCTGCGACCTGGACCTGCCGCAGATCGCGGTGGTCGGGGGTCAGAGCGCAGGCAAAAGCTCTGTCCTGGAAAATTTCGTGGGCAG AGATTTCCTGCCAAGAGGCTCAGGAATTGTTACAAGGAGACCACTTGTCCTTCAGCTCATCAGTTCAACTACAG AACATGCAGAGTTTCTGCACTGTAAAGGAAAGAAATTTACAGACTTTGATGATGTCCGACGGGAGATTGCAGCAGAGACAGACAGAGTCACGGGAACAAATAAGGGCATATCCTCCATTCCCATCAACCTTCGTGTCTACTCTCCGAATG TTTTGAACTTGACTCTGATAGATCTTCCAGGCATAACTAAAGTACCTGTGGGAGATCAGCCTCCTGACATTGAATACCAGATCAGAGACATGATCATGCAGTTCATCTGCAGAGAGAATTGTCTCATCCTAGCTGTCACACCCGCTAACATGGATCTGGCTAACTCCGATGCTCTTAAACTGGCCAAAGACGTGGATCCGCAGG GCCATCGCACCATCGGTGTGATCACTAAGCTGGATCTGATGGACAAGGGCACAGATGTCAGGGACGTTCTGGAGAACAGGTTACTGCCACTACGCAGAG GTTATATTGGTGTGGTAAACCGTAGTCAGAAAGACATTGAGGGAAAAAAGGACATCAGTGCTGCTCTGGCTGCAGAGAGACGGTTCTTCAAGTCACATCCTGCATACCGACACATGGCAGACTGCATGGGCACACCATACTTACAGAGGCTCCTCAACCAG CAACTTACCAACCACATCCGTGACACATTACCAGCGTTACGTAGTCAATTACAGAGTCAGCTTCTCTCACTGGATAAAGAGGCAGAAGAGTACAAGTATTTGAACCCAGATGACCCCTCACGCAAGACCAAGACTTTAATGCA GCTGATACAGCACTTCGGGCTGGATTTTGAGAAGCGGATCGAGGGATCTGGGGATCAGGTGGACACAGTGGAGCTTTCAGGAGGAGCCAAAATCAACCGTGTCTTTCACGAGCGTTTTCCCTTTGAGCTGGTTAAG ATGGAGTTTGATGAGAAGGAATTGCGAAGGGAGATCAGTTACGCTATTAAAAACATCCATGGCATCAG GACAGGACTGTTCACACCCGATATGGCATTTGAAGCCATAGTGAAGAAACAGATTGTGAAACTTAAAGGACCGTGTCTCAAGTGTGTAGACATGGTGATCCAGGAGCTCATCAACACAGTACAACAGTGTACCAACAAG TTAGAGAGCTTTCCAAAACTACGGGAGGAGACTGAGAGAATAGTGACCACACACATTCGAGAACGAGAGAGTCAAGCCAAAGACCAG GTTTTACTCTCACTAGAGATTCAGCTCTCATACATCAACACAAACCATGAAGATTTTATCGGATTCGCGAA CGCTCAACAGAAAACCAATCAAACGTGCAAGAAGCCTTCAGCAGGGAACCAG GGTGCTGCCGCTCCTCCACCCAGTCAAATTGTACGAGTCCAGTGTCT